A window from Mogibacterium neglectum encodes these proteins:
- the greA gene encoding transcription elongation factor GreA yields MATHDNEMTREGYEALQKELDHLVTVTRKENAERLKEAISYGDISENSEYDAAKDAQAETEERITTIEAMLRTAKIADEDEIPDEGVIATGRTVTLYDLIYDEEVTYKIVGNTEADPFNGKLSNASAVGQHLLGARAGDVLEFPVIDGTANYKVLDVRK; encoded by the coding sequence ATGGCAACACATGATAATGAAATGACGAGAGAAGGATATGAAGCCCTCCAAAAAGAGCTCGATCATCTGGTTACTGTAACTAGAAAGGAAAATGCCGAGAGACTTAAGGAGGCCATCTCATACGGAGATATCTCTGAGAACTCGGAGTACGATGCGGCAAAGGATGCACAGGCAGAGACAGAGGAAAGAATTACCACTATTGAAGCGATGCTTCGTACAGCTAAGATTGCAGATGAGGATGAGATACCTGATGAAGGGGTAATCGCTACTGGTCGTACAGTAACACTTTACGATCTGATATATGATGAAGAAGTTACTTACAAGATTGTAGGAAATACAGAGGCAGATCCATTTAACGGAAAACTTTCAAATGCGTCTGCGGTGGGACAGCACCTGTTAGGTGCTAGAGCAGGAGATGTGCTAGAGTTTCCGGTAATAGACGGAACTGCTAATTACAAAGTTCTTGACGTTAGAAAGTAA
- the lysS gene encoding lysine--tRNA ligase yields the protein MSNDNVKTPEQEQLGLTAEEISEQRQIRRDKLQELREMGRDPFVQETYNVTAHSKDIKDNYDALEDQEVAIAGRIMSKRIMGKAAFFDVQDKQGRIQCYVKRDDIGAEEYKVFKTYDIGDLVGLKGIVFKTKTDEISIHVQELTLQAKSLQVLPDKWSGLVDTDLRYRQRYVDLIVNSDVRDTFLKRAKVVSTIRRVLEDDYGFLEVETPVLQTIAGGANARPFNTHHNALDFDLHLRISLELPLKRLIVGGLDRVYELGKVFRNEGMDKNHSPEFTSMECYMAYGNQEDMMDLMEQIVYKCAMEVNGSPIISYEGKTFDVTPPWNKIDMTESVIKVTGIPFDKIDDDAEARERAITYGMDAEEVNKWTRGKIIAEMFDEYCEDIPGLLDGPVFLTGHPVEVSPLAKKDPKDPRITRRFEAYINGWELSNAFSELNDPLDQYERFAEQQRELDLGIDDEAHPMDMDFVNALEVGMPPTGGLGIGVDRLVMLLTDSSTIRDVQLFPVMKPLGKGSSSEEKIDRKLDLSKIKVEPLFEEFVDFDTFSKSDFRVVKVLACEEVPKSKKLLKFTLNDGSGQARTILSGIKETYSAEELVGKTLVAITNLPPRKMMGLESCGMLLSAICDYDGEEILNLLMLDDSIPAGAKLY from the coding sequence ATGAGTAATGACAACGTAAAGACTCCTGAGCAGGAACAGCTGGGGCTTACTGCAGAAGAAATAAGCGAGCAGCGACAGATTAGAAGAGATAAGCTGCAAGAACTTCGTGAGATGGGCAGAGACCCATTTGTGCAGGAGACATATAACGTAACTGCTCACAGTAAGGATATAAAGGACAATTATGATGCACTTGAAGATCAAGAGGTAGCGATTGCAGGTCGTATCATGAGCAAGAGAATCATGGGTAAGGCCGCATTCTTTGACGTTCAGGATAAGCAAGGCAGAATCCAGTGCTATGTTAAGCGCGATGATATTGGAGCTGAAGAGTACAAAGTTTTCAAGACATATGATATTGGAGATCTTGTAGGACTTAAGGGAATTGTATTTAAAACCAAGACAGATGAGATATCTATTCACGTGCAGGAACTTACACTTCAGGCAAAGTCTCTGCAGGTACTTCCTGACAAATGGAGTGGCTTAGTAGATACAGACCTAAGATATAGACAACGCTATGTCGATTTAATCGTCAACTCAGACGTTAGGGATACTTTTTTAAAGCGTGCAAAGGTAGTTAGTACTATCCGCAGAGTGCTCGAGGATGACTATGGTTTCCTTGAGGTTGAGACTCCGGTGCTACAGACGATAGCTGGCGGTGCTAATGCTAGACCGTTCAATACACATCACAACGCGCTAGACTTTGATCTTCACCTCAGGATTTCGCTTGAGTTACCGCTCAAGAGGCTGATTGTCGGTGGACTCGATAGAGTGTATGAGCTAGGTAAGGTATTCCGTAATGAGGGAATGGATAAGAATCACAGTCCTGAGTTCACTTCTATGGAATGCTACATGGCATATGGAAATCAGGAAGATATGATGGACCTCATGGAGCAGATCGTATACAAGTGCGCTATGGAAGTAAATGGTTCGCCTATAATATCCTACGAGGGTAAAACCTTTGATGTTACACCTCCATGGAATAAGATTGATATGACAGAATCTGTAATTAAGGTTACAGGAATCCCTTTTGATAAGATCGATGATGATGCAGAAGCTCGCGAGCGTGCAATCACCTATGGAATGGATGCCGAAGAGGTTAATAAGTGGACTCGTGGAAAGATTATCGCAGAGATGTTTGATGAGTACTGCGAGGATATCCCAGGACTGCTAGATGGGCCAGTGTTCCTCACCGGACATCCTGTTGAGGTATCACCGCTTGCTAAGAAGGACCCTAAAGATCCTCGCATCACTCGTAGATTTGAAGCTTACATCAACGGATGGGAGCTATCAAATGCTTTCTCAGAGCTCAACGATCCACTTGATCAGTACGAGAGATTCGCAGAGCAGCAGCGTGAACTTGATCTTGGTATTGACGATGAAGCTCATCCGATGGATATGGATTTCGTAAATGCGCTAGAAGTAGGAATGCCGCCAACTGGTGGACTTGGAATCGGTGTTGACAGACTGGTGATGCTGCTTACAGATTCTTCGACTATCAGGGACGTACAGCTATTCCCTGTTATGAAACCGCTTGGAAAAGGCAGCAGCTCCGAAGAAAAGATTGATAGAAAACTTGACCTATCAAAGATTAAAGTTGAACCATTGTTCGAAGAATTCGTAGACTTCGATACATTTAGCAAGTCTGATTTCAGAGTAGTTAAGGTTCTGGCTTGTGAGGAAGTACCTAAGAGCAAGAAGCTTCTTAAGTTCACCCTTAATGACGGTTCGGGCCAGGCTAGAACAATATTGTCCGGTATCAAGGAGACATACTCTGCAGAGGAGTTAGTTGGAAAGACTCTCGTTGCAATTACAAATCTTCCACCACGCAAGATGATGGGCCTTGAATCATGCGGAATGCTGCTGTCAGCAATCTGCGATTATGACGGAGAGGAAATTCTAAATCTATTAATGCTAGATGATTCGATTCCAGCAGGTGCGAAGCTATACTAA
- a CDS encoding 5-methyltetrahydropteroyltriglutamate--homocysteine S-methyltransferase: MSNELKTPFRYDYVGSFLRPQALKDAKAQLRKNEISKEDYDKIVDEEVAKLVAKQKELGCHVITDGEFRRTFWHLDFMWGFEGVEHENTGGGIQFHGELALLDDTYLVGKLKAKPHPFVEYFKFLKQFEDEQTVAKYTIPAPAQTFQQFIIPDNLESTRKFYETNEELIHDIAKAYREVIKQFYDAGCRNLQFDDCTWGAVVGDAAKLRYKALGIDLETVKAQLLEVNNLALEGKPENLVITSHICRGNYNSTYFSSGAYDSVADYVFAKENVDALLLEYDDERSGSFEALAKVSPDKKVVLGLITTKSPKLEDKETVIARIKEASKYVPLERLCLSPQCGFASCEIGNKLTEEEQWAKLRLVKEVAEEVWEQN; encoded by the coding sequence ATGAGCAATGAATTAAAGACACCATTTAGATATGACTATGTAGGAAGCTTTCTTAGACCACAGGCACTTAAGGATGCAAAGGCACAGTTAAGAAAGAATGAGATTAGCAAGGAAGATTACGACAAGATTGTTGATGAAGAGGTTGCAAAGCTTGTAGCTAAGCAGAAGGAACTCGGTTGCCATGTAATTACAGATGGAGAGTTCAGAAGAACTTTCTGGCATCTCGACTTCATGTGGGGGTTTGAGGGCGTTGAACATGAGAATACAGGTGGCGGAATTCAGTTCCATGGCGAGCTCGCATTGCTAGATGATACATACCTAGTAGGTAAGCTAAAAGCTAAGCCTCACCCATTTGTAGAGTATTTTAAATTCTTAAAGCAGTTCGAAGATGAGCAAACTGTCGCTAAGTATACTATTCCTGCACCTGCGCAGACATTCCAGCAGTTCATCATTCCAGATAACCTTGAGAGCACGAGAAAGTTCTATGAGACAAATGAAGAACTGATTCATGATATCGCTAAGGCTTATCGTGAGGTAATTAAACAGTTCTACGATGCCGGTTGCCGAAACCTGCAGTTCGATGACTGCACATGGGGTGCAGTTGTGGGGGATGCTGCAAAGCTCAGATATAAAGCATTAGGTATTGATTTAGAAACAGTTAAGGCACAGCTGCTTGAGGTGAACAACCTCGCGCTTGAAGGAAAGCCTGAAAATCTAGTTATCACTTCGCACATCTGCAGAGGAAATTATAATTCGACATACTTCTCAAGTGGAGCATATGACTCGGTTGCAGATTACGTATTTGCAAAGGAGAACGTAGATGCGCTGTTACTCGAGTATGATGATGAGCGTTCAGGAAGTTTTGAGGCACTTGCAAAGGTTTCTCCTGACAAGAAGGTGGTTCTCGGTCTTATCACGACCAAGTCACCGAAGTTAGAAGATAAAGAAACAGTTATTGCAAGAATTAAGGAAGCAAGTAAATACGTACCACTTGAGAGACTTTGCCTCAGCCCTCAGTGCGGATTTGCATCTTGTGAGATAGGGAACAAGCTAACTGAAGAAGAGCAGTGGGCTAAGTTAAGACTCGTCAAGGAAGTAGCAGAAGAAGTTTGGGAACAGAACTAA